Proteins found in one Seonamhaeicola sp. S2-3 genomic segment:
- a CDS encoding gamma-glutamylcyclotransferase: MSAFLRAQATVISKGYFIGKLYKISWFPGDVLSNNETHKVYGTLVQLNTTKTIFDVLDDYEGFNANKPKESLFIRKKVTVFANNNHVYNAWVYLYNQKVNQQNRIVSGDFLKDAQS, encoded by the coding sequence ATGTCTGCATTTTTAAGAGCCCAAGCAACTGTAATTTCAAAAGGTTACTTTATTGGCAAATTATATAAAATATCATGGTTTCCAGGAGACGTTTTAAGTAACAATGAAACTCATAAAGTTTACGGTACTTTGGTACAGCTTAATACAACTAAAACTATATTTGATGTATTAGATGATTACGAAGGTTTTAATGCTAATAAGCCCAAAGAAAGCCTCTTTATACGTAAAAAAGTAACAGTTTTTGCAAATAATAATCATGTTTACAATGCTTGGGTGTATCTTTACAACCAAAAAGTAAACCAACAAAACCGTATAGTTTCCGGAGATTTTTTAAAAGATGCTCAATCCTAA